A window of Chitinophaga sp. MM2321 contains these coding sequences:
- the hisG gene encoding ATP phosphoribosyltransferase — MKLKIAIQKSGRLHEDSIKLLKECGIDINNGVNKLKTEASNFPLEVFFLRDDDIPQYIEDGVADIGIVGENVVLEKQKQVNIVEKLGFGKCRLSMAVEKAMDYTSVKDLHNKRIATSYPVIVEDFLKQNGITAEIHEISGSVEIAPGIGLADAICDLVSSGSTLFMNGLKEVETVLKSEAVLAACHNLQPAQQQLLDKLVFRIQAVKKAKNTKYILLNAPNNKLNEIIGLLPGMKSPTVLPLAQEGWSSVHSVLNENDFWDIIESLKAAGAQGILVVPIEKMVI, encoded by the coding sequence ATGAAACTAAAAATCGCCATCCAGAAATCTGGCCGCCTGCACGAAGATTCCATCAAACTGTTGAAGGAATGCGGGATAGACATCAACAACGGTGTTAATAAACTGAAAACAGAAGCCAGCAACTTCCCGTTGGAAGTGTTTTTCCTGCGTGACGATGATATTCCGCAGTACATTGAAGATGGTGTAGCTGATATCGGCATAGTAGGAGAAAACGTAGTGCTGGAAAAACAGAAGCAGGTAAACATCGTAGAAAAACTGGGCTTCGGTAAATGCCGCCTTTCCATGGCAGTGGAAAAAGCAATGGACTACACTTCTGTAAAAGATCTGCACAACAAAAGGATTGCTACGAGCTACCCGGTGATTGTGGAAGATTTTCTGAAACAAAATGGTATCACAGCCGAAATCCATGAAATCAGCGGTTCCGTGGAAATAGCGCCTGGTATTGGTTTGGCAGATGCTATCTGTGATCTCGTGAGCAGCGGTTCCACCCTGTTTATGAATGGCCTGAAAGAAGTGGAAACCGTACTCAAATCAGAAGCGGTACTGGCAGCGTGTCACAACCTGCAACCTGCACAACAGCAGTTGCTGGACAAGCTCGTATTCCGCATCCAGGCAGTAAAGAAAGCGAAGAACACCAAATACATCCTGCTGAATGCACCCAATAATAAACTGAATGAAATTATTGGTTTGCTCCCCGGCATGAAAAGCCCTACTGTATTGCCTTTGGCGCAGGAGGGATGGAGTTCTGTACACTCTGTACTGAATGAAAATGATTTCTGGGATATTATTGAAAGCCTGAAAGCCGCCGGTGCACAGGGAATTCTCGTAGTGCCCATTGAAAAAATGGTGATCTAA
- a CDS encoding SOS response-associated peptidase: MCYDIALAAKLQSVLKAIPLLKTGINPDLGFEPTYHKIGMSYPQWPVIVNNDGPTLDTFTWGPIPKMLDTAEKVKKQRQLFLNARSEKVLESGTMWNAIRHQRCLIPATGFFEYRQIPGWKNKVPYYIRSSEQDVFFIAGLWAHSNSWDVDKPARIPTFTLLTRSANTVMRQIHNGGDNAGRMPMMLTNDLAQEWLHPQLTDTAIQELLRYQLPPAGLDCWPVNSVRKVKPDDATVITPVQYEGLPALVKDVQE; this comes from the coding sequence ATGTGTTACGATATAGCCCTTGCCGCTAAACTGCAAAGTGTGCTCAAAGCCATCCCCCTGCTCAAAACAGGCATTAACCCCGACCTGGGTTTTGAACCTACTTATCATAAAATAGGGATGTCATATCCGCAGTGGCCTGTAATCGTAAACAATGACGGACCTACCCTGGATACCTTCACCTGGGGGCCTATTCCCAAAATGCTGGACACCGCAGAAAAAGTAAAAAAACAACGGCAACTTTTCCTGAATGCCCGCAGTGAAAAAGTGCTGGAAAGCGGCACGATGTGGAATGCCATCCGGCACCAGCGTTGCCTCATACCCGCTACCGGCTTTTTTGAATACCGGCAAATCCCCGGATGGAAAAATAAAGTGCCGTATTACATCAGATCCAGCGAGCAGGATGTCTTTTTCATCGCAGGACTGTGGGCGCATTCCAATTCCTGGGATGTGGATAAGCCCGCGCGTATCCCCACTTTCACACTGCTCACCCGCAGCGCCAATACCGTGATGCGGCAGATCCATAATGGTGGCGACAATGCGGGCCGCATGCCCATGATGCTCACCAACGACCTGGCACAGGAATGGCTGCACCCACAACTAACGGATACGGCTATACAGGAATTGCTGCGTTATCAGCTGCCACCCGCCGGTCTCGACTGCTGGCCGGTAAATTCCGTTCGCAAAGTGAAACCGGATGACGCCACCGTGATTACGCCGGTGCAATACGAAGGACTACCCGCCCTCGTGAAGGATGTACAGGAATGA
- a CDS encoding substrate-binding domain-containing protein produces the protein MKEQRLIDLIVIDEYSATPKYMQLANSILKGLETGQIQPADLLPSINELSFELDISRDTAEKGYRYLKKTGVLGSVPGKGYFIPDKGVRAIPKIFLLFNKLSAHKKIVYDAFMKALGENVAVDFYIYNNDYALFKKLLTNKREDYSYYVIIPHFTERGEKAHAIINTIPKDKLVILDKKVGGITGDFGAVYENFEEDIYNALQEARVPLGKYHTIKIIFPENCYIPSELLTGFIRFCQDYAFAYKILNQATDEAIKEGEVYITLMEDDLVALIEQITELELTVGEQVGVISYNETPLKRIILNGITTISTDFRRMGELAAELVTDRSVAHLEVPFKLRLRASL, from the coding sequence ATGAAAGAACAGAGACTAATAGACCTGATTGTGATAGATGAGTATTCCGCTACGCCGAAATACATGCAGCTGGCCAATTCCATCCTGAAAGGACTGGAAACAGGCCAGATCCAACCGGCAGATCTGTTGCCTTCTATCAATGAACTGAGCTTCGAGCTGGATATTTCCCGCGATACGGCCGAAAAAGGCTACCGCTACCTGAAGAAAACCGGTGTCCTGGGCTCTGTACCGGGCAAAGGATACTTCATTCCTGATAAGGGCGTGCGCGCCATTCCCAAAATATTTCTGCTTTTCAACAAACTGAGTGCACACAAAAAAATTGTGTACGATGCTTTTATGAAGGCTTTGGGTGAAAACGTAGCCGTGGATTTTTACATCTACAATAATGACTATGCCCTCTTCAAAAAATTACTGACCAATAAACGCGAGGATTATTCCTATTACGTGATCATCCCGCATTTTACGGAAAGAGGGGAGAAAGCACATGCGATCATCAACACCATTCCGAAAGATAAACTGGTGATCCTGGATAAGAAGGTAGGCGGTATCACCGGCGATTTTGGCGCTGTGTATGAAAATTTTGAAGAAGATATTTATAACGCCCTCCAGGAAGCGAGGGTGCCCTTGGGCAAGTATCACACTATTAAAATTATCTTCCCTGAAAATTGTTATATCCCTTCTGAACTGCTGACCGGGTTTATCCGTTTTTGCCAGGATTATGCCTTCGCTTATAAAATACTCAACCAGGCTACTGATGAAGCCATCAAGGAAGGCGAAGTATATATTACGCTGATGGAAGACGACCTGGTAGCCCTCATCGAACAGATCACGGAGCTGGAGCTGACCGTAGGGGAGCAGGTGGGCGTTATTTCCTATAATGAAACGCCGCTGAAACGCATCATCCTGAATGGTATCACCACTATATCCACAGACTTCCGCAGAATGGGGGAACTGGCCGCAGAATTAGTGACAGACCGCTCGGTAGCACACCTGGAAGTGCCATTTAAATTGCGGCTGAGGGCCTCTTTATAA
- a CDS encoding FGGY family carbohydrate kinase, producing the protein MRIPVIAIFDIGKTNKKLLLLNEQYKIVFEEQRSLEETTDEDGDACEDVDKLRSTVLQQLDQVLQHPDFDVKAINVAGYGASFVHIDEKGNSAGPLYSYLKPYPETLHNRFYETYGGVEAFTHRTASPVLGSLNSGMQLYRIKYMQPELFARIRYALHLPQYISYLFTGLPVSEMCSIGCHTNLWDFQHNSYHPWVAAENILEKMAPVFPADYTTILKHDDRSIVAGIGLHDSSAALIPYLLNFQEPFILISTGTWCISMNPFNHSPLTTSELEQDCLNYITYKGLPLKASRLFAGHKHEIQIKRIAAHFKEDEAQYKHMEYDGSIITTLQAVPDNLDFSNRDLSYYQNSTIAYHHLVMELIAQQHISTSLVIGDTVVKRLFVDGGFAKNSIYMHLLALSFPDMEVFAASVSHATAVGAALAIHHAWNTKPVPTDLVELKYYA; encoded by the coding sequence ATGCGGATTCCCGTTATAGCAATATTTGATATTGGTAAAACCAATAAGAAACTGCTTTTATTAAACGAGCAATATAAAATTGTTTTTGAAGAACAACGTAGTCTGGAAGAGACAACAGATGAAGATGGTGATGCGTGCGAAGATGTGGATAAGCTCCGCAGTACTGTGTTGCAGCAACTGGACCAGGTGCTGCAACATCCCGATTTTGACGTGAAAGCTATCAATGTGGCCGGTTACGGCGCCAGCTTTGTACACATCGATGAAAAGGGAAACAGTGCCGGACCTTTATACAGCTACCTGAAACCATACCCGGAAACATTACATAACCGGTTTTATGAAACCTATGGCGGCGTGGAGGCTTTTACGCACAGAACCGCTTCCCCGGTACTGGGCAGTCTGAACTCCGGTATGCAGCTTTACCGCATCAAATACATGCAGCCGGAACTGTTTGCTCGGATCCGTTATGCCTTACATCTGCCACAATACATCAGCTACCTGTTTACCGGCTTACCTGTTTCTGAAATGTGCAGCATCGGCTGCCATACCAACCTGTGGGATTTTCAACACAACTCTTATCATCCCTGGGTAGCAGCAGAAAACATCCTGGAAAAAATGGCCCCCGTATTTCCGGCGGACTATACCACCATCCTGAAACATGACGACAGGTCCATCGTAGCCGGTATCGGCCTGCACGACAGTTCTGCGGCGCTGATCCCCTACCTGCTGAATTTCCAGGAACCGTTTATATTAATATCCACCGGTACCTGGTGCATCAGTATGAATCCATTCAATCATTCACCGCTGACCACTTCGGAACTGGAACAGGACTGCCTAAACTATATCACTTATAAAGGCTTGCCTCTGAAGGCTTCCAGGCTTTTTGCCGGGCATAAACACGAAATACAGATCAAAAGGATCGCCGCACATTTTAAGGAAGATGAAGCGCAATACAAGCACATGGAATATGATGGCAGCATCATAACCACGCTGCAAGCGGTGCCGGATAATCTGGATTTCAGTAACAGGGATTTATCTTACTATCAGAATAGTACAATTGCCTATCATCACCTGGTGATGGAACTGATTGCACAGCAACACATTTCTACCAGCCTGGTGATAGGAGATACGGTTGTAAAAAGGTTATTTGTAGACGGCGGATTTGCCAAGAACTCGATCTATATGCATTTGCTGGCATTATCTTTCCCTGATATGGAAGTATTTGCTGCATCTGTATCGCATGCCACGGCAGTAGGCGCTGCACTGGCTATACATCATGCCTGGAATACCAAGCCGGTACCCACCGACCTGGTTGAACTAAAATATTATGCCTGA